The Halomonas sp. 'Soap Lake #6' genomic sequence TTATCCTGGCGTTTGTGATGAGCATTATGGAGTACCCCATGGCCTCGGTACTGCTGGTGGACGAACACAAGCTGACCTTGGCAGTTGGGGCGCAACAGTATCTCGCCGACCACAACCAACGGTGGGGCAACTTTGCCGCTGCCGCTGTGCTTTCAGGCCTGCCCATTACCGTCGCATTCTTGATCTGCCAGCGCTGGATTATTGGCGGCTTAACCGCTGGCGGCGTGAAAGGATAACTCTATATACAGTGGATGAAACTGTTTCCTCGCTTGAGCAATTTGCTCATGGCCAGCTCCATTGAGAGCTGGTTTTTCTTGGCCAGGCTAATAGAAATAAAAAAGCACCCTGGCTATACCAGGGTGCTTAATCACACATAGATCACGCCTAGCGACAAGGCTAACTATTGGCTTACCCCATCTACCACCACCTGCCGAGGGCAAGCATTACCCTGCTGATCAAAAAGATGGCAGTGCTGGCCTGCTAAGCCCAAGCCCACCGTTTGACCTTCGGTTAGCTGCGCCAAGCCATCCAAGCGCTGGGTTAAAGTAGCATCTATTCCATCCACTTGGAGGTGTGCCAGGGTTTCGTAACCCAGTTTTTCCGCGACAACTAACGTTGCATCCAGCGTTGCTTCTGCTTGCTCAGGCGATAAAAAATCTTCCGCCCTCAGCCCAAGCGTTGCCCTATCCCCTGGCTGAAGGTGCTTGCCATTAACCACCACTGCAAGCTGTTCGCCATTGGGCAAACGTACCAGCGTTTGACTCTCACCAGGAGTAATGACCGTGACGGGGAAGGTGTTAATGCGCGGCGAGCCAATAAACTCAGCCACCTCCAAGGTTTTAGGGAAGTGGTACAGCGAGAGCGGCGCGCCTACCTGAGCGATGCGACCACGGGAAAGCAGCACAATACGGTCAGCCAGGGTCATCGCTTCCACTTGATCGTGGGTCACGTAGATCATAGTGGCGTTCAAGCGCTTATGCAGTGCCGCAATTTGCACCCGCATATCCACCCGTAGCGCGGCATCCAAGTTGGAGAGCGGCTCGTCAAATAGAAACACCGCAGGCTCTTTTACCAGGGTTCGCCCAATAGCTACCCGCTGGCGCTGACCACCGGAAAGATCTTTGGGCTTACGCTCTAGCAGCTCTGTTAGATGCAGCATTTCAGCGGCATGCTGCACACGACGGTGAATCTCGGTTTTATCAGTGCGCGCCAGCTTTAAGCCAAACGCCATGTTTTCCGCCACACTCATGTGTGGGTAAAGCGCATAGGATTGGAACACCATACCGATATCCCGCTCCTGAGGCGGAATCTCGTTGATCCGCTGGCCATCCAGCTGCATATCCCCTTCGGTGATATCCTCAAGGCCCGCAATCATACGCAGCAAGGTGGATTTTCCGCAGCCGGAGGGGCCGACGAATACCACAAACTCTCCATCCTCAATGGTGAGGTTGATATCTCGCGAGATTTCTACGCCATCAAAAGATTTACCGATGCCGCTTAGTGTTAAATGCCCCATGGTGCGTCCTCCTCGGATTGCGAGCAGCGAGCAATCGCCACACCGTATGCCGGTAATGTTAATTGGCCAGCCTGCCACTCTCCATTCAGCCAGGCAGGTGCACCAGCAATCGCCTGCACCCCATCAGGCACTGAGCGGATGACGGCTTTGTCGCTAAAGTTAAGCGCTATCAGTAAGCGTGTTTGCTGATACGTGCGCTCTAAGCAAAGCACGTCATCACGCACGGCGTGATAACGCACCTGGCCCTTCACTAGCGCAGGCTGAGTGCGGCGAAACGCTAAAAACCCACGGTAGGCATTGAGCAGCGAATCAACGTCGCTATCCTGCTGATCAACAGCAAGGCCGGCATGTGACTCTGGCACTGGCAGCCAGGGCTCGTTGGCGCTAAAGCCAGCATGGCGAGCATCGGCCCGCCAAGGCTGTGGCGTTCGGCAACCATCTCGGCCTTTGTAAGCGGGCCAGAAGGTAATACCAGCGGGGTCGACCAGTTGATCAAAGGTCAGCTCGGCTTCGGGCAGACCCAGTTCTTCGCCCTGGTACAGGCATACGCTGCCACGTTGAGTGAGTAGAAACGCCATATAGAGGCGTAGCTTGTCCAACTGCCCTTCTGCCTGCCAGCGAGTAGCCAGGCGAGTGACATCATGGTTACCTAACGCCCAACAAGGCCAGCCATCGCCAATACGCGCCTCCATTTCAGTCAGCGTACCATGCAGGTAATCGGGATCGGCTTTATCGGTCAGCAGATTAAATGAGTAACACATGTGCAGGCGATTTCCACCCTGGGAGTATTCAGCCATCACACCCAAGGCGTCGTCATCACCCACCTCACCGACACTTGTCGAGCCAGGGTACTCATCCAGTAAGCTGCGTAAGCGCTCTAGAAACACCAGGTTTTCCGGCTGGGTTTTATCATACTGATGCAACTGATAGCCGTAGGGATTATCTGGACGCACGCCTAGGAAGCTTTCAATTACTTCTGCACGTGGTGGATTATCCTTCAACTCGCCATGGGTACAGAAATTCACTGCATCTAGCCGAAAACCATCTACCCCTCGCTCTAGCCAGAAGCGTACTTCTTCCAGTATCGCATCAACCACTGCTGGGGTGCGGAAGTTAAGGTCTGGCTGGCTAGCCAGAAAATTATGTAGGTAGTACTGGCAACGGCGGGTGTCCCACTGCCAGGCGCTGCCGCCAAATACCGACTGCCAGTTGGTGGGCGGTGCACCATCGGGCTTTGGGTCAGCCCATACGTACCAGTCAGCTTTCGGGTTGTCTCGGCTTTGGCGGCTCTCTTCAAACCAAGCGTGCTGATCAGAGGTGTGCGACATTACTTGATCAATAGTCACTTTTAGCCCCCTGGCATGAGCAGCTTCTATCAATCGATCAAAGTCTTCCAGGGTGCCAAACATCGGGTCAACACCACGATAATCGCTAATATCGTAGCCAAAGTCCTTCATAGGCGAGGTGAAAAATGGCGATAACCAAATGGCATCGACGTTTAGCGAGGAAATGTAATCAAGCTTATCGATCACCCCTTTTAAGTCACCAATACCATCGCCCCGGCTATCCATGAAGCTGCGCGGGTAAATTTGGTAGATCACTGCGCCACGCCACCAATCAGCCCCCTGACTGCCTACGTAGTGGGAAGTAGAAGTTGTCTGCATCATTGTTTTGCCCTTGCCTTTGTTATTGCTGGTTACTTGGCATGATGCAGGGTTGCTCGCAAGATAAACTCCTCCCCCTTAGGAGACACTGGGCGTAGGCGTCAGGAGTAGCCAGTTGCTGTGACTACTCTCCCTGAATATGTTCCAGCAGCTGTCCGGCAAGCGCTATCGCTTCGTCGCGCCGTCGAATATTCTGTTTTTGATAGAGACTTCGGATATGAGTTTTGATGGTGGTAGGTGCTACCGATAGCTGCTCAGCAATCTGCTCATTGGACAGCCCTGCATGAATCAGGCCTAGGATCTGCCACTCTCGACGAGTCAGCGGCGACGTGCGAATTAGTTCAGGCACATCCGGACGAGCGACGATATCGGCAATCACTGTCTCGTCCAACATTAAGCGCACGGCGCTGCCAAAATCTTTCTGTCGGCTTGCTAAGACTTGCAGTCGCTCTGCACGAGCCTGCTCAAGTGGAGCTAGCACGCCGCTCGCTGAAAGACTCCCCAGCAGCTCGCACAGTGGCTTGCCTAGGCGTAAAAAGCTGCCTACCAGCGCGGTACGCGAGGCTAGGCTCAACGCCAGCTGCATATGCTTGCTCGCTTGGGTGACTTGCCCCTGGTGCCAAGCCAGCGCTGCCAAGCAAAGTTGGTTGCGGTTGGCATCAGTCACCAACCCCAAACGCTGGGTATGCTCTTCAAGCGCACTCAGCAGCGCGTGGGCCTCGTCATAGCGGCCCAGTAACGTTAACGCACGCGCATGGTTGCGCACATTGCACTGGGAAAAGTGGTTTGTGGCGCTATCAACCAGTGGCGCCGGGGCTTCCTGACGCCAACGCTCTACAGCGTCCATGTCATGGGTAGAGTGCCACCAAGCCAGCAGTGTGGCATGGGCATTCGCAACCCAGTCAATATGATAATCGCCTTCTGCGAGAATTTTGCGCAGCCGTCGCATATGGTCGGCACACTGAGCTTGGTCACCACGACTCTGGGCGACTTTGGCTAGCTGAATATGGCACTGCAAGGTCCAACGCTCACCCTGGTTATCCAACACAGCGATACCTTTCAAGGCCGCCTGCTCTGCTTCATCCAGGCGGTGCCACTCCCACAGTACTTGGCTGCGAATGCGGTATAGAAACTCCGCAACGGGCAGGTGTTCAAGCTCGGCCCACTCCAAATGAGCAAAGGCACGCTCTTGAATATCGTAGGCGGCCTGCAGGCGTCCTTGGGCAACCAATACTTCTGACTGATGACAAAACGACCATAGCAGTAGTTGGTTATCGTTACGCTGCCGAGCCTGACGTTCTACTTCACGAACTCGCTGAAGTGACTCGTCTAAACAGCCCTGCACAAAACGCGCCTCGCTCAGGATAGCCGTTGCGGTTAGCGGGGTTGAAGCCAAGTAACGGGCTGGCAAGGCTAGCGCCTGCTCGGCCAACGGCGCCGCCCGCTCGGCATCGCCTTGGTTAATCGCCAACTGGGCACGCAGAGTGGCGAATTCAGCACTAAGCGCTTGCCACTCAGACGCGTCCAACTGCGCTTCAATCCAGTCAATCACTCGCGCGGTAATATCAAACTGAAATTGAGCATGAGAGACCCAGCCATAGAGCAGCGTATGTTCGGGGCTAGTGGAGAGCCGCGGTTCTCCTAACAGTGCAAACCCCTGAGCCAATAGTGCGTAGGCGCCACTTGCCAATAGGGCTGGCCCTTGCGCAGTCAATATGCTGGCCACATCCTCAGGCATTTCGGCCAGGATCGCTTGACGCAGTGCCATAACCGGATCGTTCAGGGCTAACCATGCCTGACTTGCACGTTGATGCAATATCCGTTGCGTGGCTAAGCTCAGCTCATGACGCCGGTGACGTAGGTACTCGCCAAATAGCCGTTGAAATCGGTACCACTGATCATGAGGATCTGGACGTTCAATAAACAACCCTGCCTGTTCAAACGCTTCCAGCCGTTGGGTCAACCGTTCACCTTCCAATAGGCGCGCCATTAACTCGGGGGAAAAGCGCTCAAGCACCCCCAGTTGCAACATTAACTCGCGCTCTTCCAGGGGCAGCGCCGCACAAAGCAGTTCGTCAAACCAAGCAACAAAGTCTGGGTGGGCACCGCTTAATCGATCTACCAAGGCATCAAACCCTGCCCGCGTGGTGGTGCGCTCAACAAGCCAGCCCAACGCCATCACCCAGCCACCGCTTCTGCGCAGCGCTCGTTCCAGGCTTACCCGAGTGGGTGGAAAGCTCAGTTGCTCGGCACACAGGGTTTGTGCTTCTTCGCTGTCAAAGGCCAACGCGTGTAGGTCAATCTCTTCTAATTCGCCTCTTAGCCGCAGGCTAGCCAAACCCAGCGCTGGCCGCGAGCGACTGGTGAGGGTTAAGGTTAACCAGGAAGGCTGGTGGCGTAGCCAATGGGCTATCCCGGCTAAAATACCTGGGTGGTTTAAGTGCTCAAATTCATCCACTACCAAGCGGCACGGCCCACGCTGAGCTGGCAGCTCACCCAGCCAGCGCTCTAGCTGCTCAACACAATCACTATCGTCGGCCACCGGGGAAAGTAATATTTGCTCACTGAACAGCGTATTTAGTGCTGCCTGCCAGTAGATTAAAAACCGTGCGGGCTGGTTATCTCGCTGGTCCAGGCGTAACCACGCCGCATCTTGCTCTAGGGCGGGAAGCCGTTCAGCCAGCAGTGTGGTTTTGCCATACCCCGGAGGAGCTTGCACCACCAGTAAACGGACGCGTTCATTTAACATGAAGTGGTCATTCAGGCGTGGCCGAGCCACCACGCTAAGCGGCAGTGATGGCGCTTTTAGTTTCTCTTGTAGTAGTGGCATAAGATCTCTCCTGGGTAGCTCAGCTAATCGCCCCTCAAACACTATTAAAGCTATACAAAAAAGCCCGCGACATGTCGCGGGCAACGTACATCGGAGAAGAAACAGTTAAAGGAACCATCAACCTTAATGGCTTAGAACCACACCTCTGTCTGCACGCCAAAGGTCCATTGGCCGCCAGTAAAACCATCGCTACCCAAGGAACTGGCACCGTAACTATTGAGACTTTCATCCCAATCACTATAAGTAGTGAACAGACGGATCTCAGGTCGCTTCCAGAAACCACCCACATCCGGCTTAAACGTCGGCGCGATAGTGAACTTCATATAATCGCCATCAACCTTGTTACGATCACTATAGCCCTGGGGATCTAAATCCATCCACTGATAGCTGGCCTCATACTGCATCTCGAAGTTCTGGTTAATTTCATTCGCAAGACGCACACTCAGTGTTGCCCAATCATAGCTGTCGCCATCAGCAAAACGGTCTCTGCTGGTTTCAGCCAGAATGGAAGGTGCAATACGCCACTTGGGTGCAATGTAGGTCGTTCCATATAAAGCCAGCCGCGTGGTGGTCGCGTCATCCGTCAGGTCGCCGTTACTACCCAGCCCTTTCACTTCAGCCCCTAGGCCTTGACCGTGCAATACAGCGGCCTTGAAGTTACCTTCACCCATGCCGAAGAAGCTGTCGCCGTGGTAAGCCACCATGGTATGCCAGCCTGTATTGGCCGCGGTTTGGCCCTCACCGATATCACGTTCATCGTTATCAGCAGCAGACATACCGTTGACCATGACCTGCCAATTGCCAAAGTAATTATTGGAGGTCAAGACAAGGTTATCAGTATCGCTACTTTCGCCATCTAAACCGGGGTTTTCACGGCTGACGACCGGATAATCGCTGAAACTGCGACCATATAGGGAAAAGTTACTCTTCCAGTTATCGGCTAGCTGAACGTCATAAATACCGCCACCGGTACCAGCAAGGAAAACGACATCACTATCAAGCCAGTGAATATCGAAGTTATCGCGGTCAAAACGTTTACCAGCCCAAATGGAAGCGTTTTCAAACGCACCGGTGAAGCTTGGCAAATCACTAAACTCGGCATACACCTGACGCACATTCAAGTTGGTATCATCACCGACCCAGTCGTTGCTGGAATTAGTACCGGCAGCCAACATGGTGGTGTAACGGGCTTTTGCACCGTTATCAAACTGCATGCGGTAGTTAAGAATGGCTTCGGAATAAGTATCCGACTCATTGCCCAAACGACCAACGGCACCGCCATTTCCACCAGCGGGTGTTAAGTAAGGGCCACCGGGCGCACTTTTACCATCTTCGCCAATTAATAGGCCAGAGCGAGCATATACATTAAAAGAGAACCCCTCTTCACCGCTGGTTTGGCGCTCCACACGGGCAAGGCGCTCTTCAATGTCAGCATCTGATATAGCGGTTGCAGGCACGCTAGAGGAAGACGTACTTGTCGTTGATGTTCCCCGCCCTTGCTCTGCTAGCTCGGCGCGACGCTCAGCAGACTCTGCACGCTGTTCAGCAGCGATAATGCGCGCTTCCAACTCAGCGAACCGCTCTTCCATCGTCATATTGGCATTGGCCGCACCGCTTAACACTAAGCTAGCTGCCGCGACAGCAATCGCGAGCGGTGTCTTAAATGTCATGTTATTCATTGTTGTTCAATCCTATTGCTATCAAGCTTTATTGTTTTGAGAAATGCTTTTAGAAATTGCTTTGAAAACCAGGTTTTTGAAAACCAAGCTTTTGAAAA encodes the following:
- a CDS encoding alpha-glucosidase: MMQTTSTSHYVGSQGADWWRGAVIYQIYPRSFMDSRGDGIGDLKGVIDKLDYISSLNVDAIWLSPFFTSPMKDFGYDISDYRGVDPMFGTLEDFDRLIEAAHARGLKVTIDQVMSHTSDQHAWFEESRQSRDNPKADWYVWADPKPDGAPPTNWQSVFGGSAWQWDTRRCQYYLHNFLASQPDLNFRTPAVVDAILEEVRFWLERGVDGFRLDAVNFCTHGELKDNPPRAEVIESFLGVRPDNPYGYQLHQYDKTQPENLVFLERLRSLLDEYPGSTSVGEVGDDDALGVMAEYSQGGNRLHMCYSFNLLTDKADPDYLHGTLTEMEARIGDGWPCWALGNHDVTRLATRWQAEGQLDKLRLYMAFLLTQRGSVCLYQGEELGLPEAELTFDQLVDPAGITFWPAYKGRDGCRTPQPWRADARHAGFSANEPWLPVPESHAGLAVDQQDSDVDSLLNAYRGFLAFRRTQPALVKGQVRYHAVRDDVLCLERTYQQTRLLIALNFSDKAVIRSVPDGVQAIAGAPAWLNGEWQAGQLTLPAYGVAIARCSQSEEDAPWGI
- a CDS encoding carbohydrate porin; its protein translation is MNNMTFKTPLAIAVAAASLVLSGAANANMTMEERFAELEARIIAAEQRAESAERRAELAEQGRGTSTTSTSSSSVPATAISDADIEERLARVERQTSGEEGFSFNVYARSGLLIGEDGKSAPGGPYLTPAGGNGGAVGRLGNESDTYSEAILNYRMQFDNGAKARYTTMLAAGTNSSNDWVGDDTNLNVRQVYAEFSDLPSFTGAFENASIWAGKRFDRDNFDIHWLDSDVVFLAGTGGGIYDVQLADNWKSNFSLYGRSFSDYPVVSRENPGLDGESSDTDNLVLTSNNYFGNWQVMVNGMSAADNDERDIGEGQTAANTGWHTMVAYHGDSFFGMGEGNFKAAVLHGQGLGAEVKGLGSNGDLTDDATTTRLALYGTTYIAPKWRIAPSILAETSRDRFADGDSYDWATLSVRLANEINQNFEMQYEASYQWMDLDPQGYSDRNKVDGDYMKFTIAPTFKPDVGGFWKRPEIRLFTTYSDWDESLNSYGASSLGSDGFTGGQWTFGVQTEVWF
- the ugpC gene encoding sn-glycerol-3-phosphate ABC transporter ATP-binding protein UgpC, which translates into the protein MGHLTLSGIGKSFDGVEISRDINLTIEDGEFVVFVGPSGCGKSTLLRMIAGLEDITEGDMQLDGQRINEIPPQERDIGMVFQSYALYPHMSVAENMAFGLKLARTDKTEIHRRVQHAAEMLHLTELLERKPKDLSGGQRQRVAIGRTLVKEPAVFLFDEPLSNLDAALRVDMRVQIAALHKRLNATMIYVTHDQVEAMTLADRIVLLSRGRIAQVGAPLSLYHFPKTLEVAEFIGSPRINTFPVTVITPGESQTLVRLPNGEQLAVVVNGKHLQPGDRATLGLRAEDFLSPEQAEATLDATLVVAEKLGYETLAHLQVDGIDATLTQRLDGLAQLTEGQTVGLGLAGQHCHLFDQQGNACPRQVVVDGVSQ
- the malT gene encoding HTH-type transcriptional regulator MalT, yielding MPLLQEKLKAPSLPLSVVARPRLNDHFMLNERVRLLVVQAPPGYGKTTLLAERLPALEQDAAWLRLDQRDNQPARFLIYWQAALNTLFSEQILLSPVADDSDCVEQLERWLGELPAQRGPCRLVVDEFEHLNHPGILAGIAHWLRHQPSWLTLTLTSRSRPALGLASLRLRGELEEIDLHALAFDSEEAQTLCAEQLSFPPTRVSLERALRRSGGWVMALGWLVERTTTRAGFDALVDRLSGAHPDFVAWFDELLCAALPLEERELMLQLGVLERFSPELMARLLEGERLTQRLEAFEQAGLFIERPDPHDQWYRFQRLFGEYLRHRRHELSLATQRILHQRASQAWLALNDPVMALRQAILAEMPEDVASILTAQGPALLASGAYALLAQGFALLGEPRLSTSPEHTLLYGWVSHAQFQFDITARVIDWIEAQLDASEWQALSAEFATLRAQLAINQGDAERAAPLAEQALALPARYLASTPLTATAILSEARFVQGCLDESLQRVREVERQARQRNDNQLLLWSFCHQSEVLVAQGRLQAAYDIQERAFAHLEWAELEHLPVAEFLYRIRSQVLWEWHRLDEAEQAALKGIAVLDNQGERWTLQCHIQLAKVAQSRGDQAQCADHMRRLRKILAEGDYHIDWVANAHATLLAWWHSTHDMDAVERWRQEAPAPLVDSATNHFSQCNVRNHARALTLLGRYDEAHALLSALEEHTQRLGLVTDANRNQLCLAALAWHQGQVTQASKHMQLALSLASRTALVGSFLRLGKPLCELLGSLSASGVLAPLEQARAERLQVLASRQKDFGSAVRLMLDETVIADIVARPDVPELIRTSPLTRREWQILGLIHAGLSNEQIAEQLSVAPTTIKTHIRSLYQKQNIRRRDEAIALAGQLLEHIQGE